AGCTTCTCCTGTTTTTTCTGTTCATTTTCCATACAGGACGTCAGTGTACAGACTGCGACTCCTGCCCAAAGCAGTGCCTTGAGAGATGGTTGAAGATAGCTCATGTCCGTATTATGCAGGAAAAGAACCATGCAAGTCAATCGGTTGGTCGAACAGCAGACAAAAATCCTTCTAATTTTCTGACTTACTCCTCCTTTTCGAAGCCCCCACCTGAATTTTCTGGTGCCCTCCCCCTCATCTCCCTACAATAGCCCTACTAACCATGGACTTTTCTACAATCGGCCAAAACCTGATCATCCGCACTGGCATCGACGATTTAATGGAAGACCTTTACAAGGCTATCCACTCGGGAAATCCCGATATTTGCCAGCTCAACGGCGGAAGCCCCGCCTTCTTCCCGGAAGTGAGCGCCCTCTGGCATGAAAGCCTCAACAAAATGGCCGCCTCCGGGGAATTCGATTCCCTCGTAGGTACTTATGCCCACCCTCGCGGCGACGCCAAATTCATCCGGGTGCTGGTCGATTATCTCAATGACAAATATAACTGGCAATTGACGGAAAAGAATATCGCCGTCACACAGGGCGGTCAAATGGCCTTCTTCCTGCTCTTCAACCTTCTGGGGGGACCGGCAACCGGAGGAGGATACCGGGAAATACTTTTCCCCATCTGTCCGGACTACATCGGCTACCAGCCCCAGTCCGTCTTCGGGGCCGCTGTTTTCCGCGGAATCCGTCCCAAAATCACGATTCTCGACAAGCACTCGTTCAAGTACGGTATCGATTTTGAGCGACTGAAGATTACGCCTGAGACAGCAGCCCTTTGCATGTCACGGCCCACCAACCCGACGGGCAACGTCGTCACGGATGATGAAATGGCTCGCCTTCACAAGCTAGCCGCCGAAGCAGGCGTGCCTCTCATGGTGGATGGAGCCTACGGGGCTCCCCTGCCCAACATTTGTTCCGTCAAGGCTACCCCGGTCTGGGACGAAAATGTCATCCTGACCATGAGCCTCTCCAAAATAGGCCTCCCCGGTACGCGCACCGGCATCATCATCGCCCGGGAAGAAATCATCGACGCCATCGTCCGCACAGTTACGACATCCGCCCTTTGTCCGAATAATCTCGGACAAAAACTCATTGCTCCGTACATCGAAGACCGTTCCATCGAGCGCATCTGCGAATCGCTCGTCGTACCTTTCTATCAGCAAAAAGCAGAGTTTGCCATCAGGCTGATTCACGAACTCATGCCCGACAACCTGCCTTGGAAACTCCACAAAAACGAAGGAGCCATGTTCCTCTGGATGTGGATGGAAGGCCTTCCCATCACCTCCCAGGAACTCTATGAACGTTGCCGGGAACGCGGCTGTTTCATCAATCCGGGCCATCATTTCTTCTTTGCCATGGACAAGGAGGAATACGACTCCTGGCCTCACACACAGGAATGCATCCGCATCAGTTTCACCCAGTCAGACGACATCCTGCGCCGCGGATTGACTATCCTTTCCGAAGAAATCATCAAGGCTTACTCGGAACAACACTAACGCTATTTCCCAACTTCACCATGAACAGCATGACCGGCTTCGGCCGAGCACAGATACAAACGGCTGCCAGCTCCATCAAAGTCGAACTATCCGGAGTCAACCGCAAGCAGCTGGAAATTGCCATCAATATTCCCCGGGGATATGCCGAATGGGAGCAATCCATCCGTCCCGTCATCCAGAATGCCGTTTCGCGAGGCAGAGTCTCCGTTTCCGTCACAGTAGACCGTAATCCGGATTCTTCGGAAAATACCATGTTCCTTGATGAAACACGCCTCGCCGGATGCATGAAAACTCTCGACCGAGCCTCGGAAGTAGCAGGCAGAGATCTTCCCCTCACCGTATCGGACTTGATTCGTCTGGAAGTTATGACAACCGCCCAGGATGCGGAAGAATCCGCCGAAGAACTATGGCCTTTGGTGGAACCGACTTTGCGCGAAGCCCTGGACGCATTCCTCTCCATGCGCTCCGTCGAAGGAGAAAATCTCAAAAAAGACCTTCTGGAAAAACTCTCCAACCTCGAAAACTTCCGTTCGCAAATAGCCGACTTGGCCCCCTCCGTCCCTTCCCGTCTCCGCGACTCCATGGTCAAGCGCCTGGAAGAAGCAGGCCTCCCTGTGGACCTCGGTGATGACCGCATCATCCGCGAACTGGCCGTCTTTGCCGACAAGTGTGACGTCACGGAAGAAATTACTCGCCTTGCCTCGCATTTCTCCCAATTCAAAGCCCTGTGCGATTCATCCACTCCATCCGGACGACCGCTCGATTTCCTCTGTCAGGAAATCTTCCGCGAATTCAACACAATCGGCTCTAAAGCCAACGATGCCACGTTGGCCCATCTCGTCGTCGCCGCTAAAACGGATCTGGAAAAAATCCGCGAACAGGTGCAAAACATCGAATAACACACTTTCCCCCCTACTATCTTTTCTCTCCATGAACCAACTGGGATCCCTCCTCGTCGTCTCCGGACCGTCAGGTTCCGGTAAAACAACCCTCTGCCGCCGGGCCACCGATGCCGGTCTCTGCCGTTACTCCATCTCCTGCACGACACGCCATCCGCGCGAAGGAGAGCGTAACGGATTCGATTATCACTTCCTCACCATGGACGCCTTCACAGCCAAGACGGACTCCGGAGAATTCCTGGAACACGCCACCGTCCACGGCAATTGTTACGGCACGCTTAAATCGGACATCATCGACCTCCTTCAACAAGGCATCAACATTGTCATGGACATCGACGTCCAGGGTGCCGGCCAGGTACGCGCCTGCGATGACCCCATCATCCGCAAAGCCTATGCCGATGTGTACATCCATGTTCCCCAGCAAGAACTCGAAGCCAGGCTTCGCGGACGCAATACGGACTCAGACGATATCATCGCCCTGCGCCTCTGCAATGCTGCCGAAGAAGACGCCTGCATCGGCAATTACCAATATGTGCTGACTTCCTCCGACCGGGAAACCGACTACGCTTCCTTCTCATCCCTTCTCATCGCTCTCGGTCTACGCAGAACGCTTATATTGGAACCGTAAGGCGGCCCCCACATCCCACCTTTATCCCTTCCTGCGTAGCGACGCAGGAAGCACCTTCATCTGCTCCCTGTACTTCGTCACCGTGCGGCGGGCAATCCGGATACCCCGGTTTTCCAATTCCCGGGTCAGGGCAGCATCGCTGTACGGTTTGGAAGAAGGTTCTCCCTCCAGAATTTCTTTCATAACGGTCTGGACCGCCACCGCCGCCAAAGCATCTCCGTCACCGGATTCTCCTCCATGCTCTCCTGCTGCTTGAACGCCCGAGCCAAAAAAGCTTCTCAACTCCCTGTAGCCCCATTTGCAAAGAAGGTACTTGCCCGCCACAGCGCGCGATACGGTCGAAACGTGAACTCCCAGTTCGTCCGCAACCGCTTCCATACCCAGCGGGACAAGGAAACGGTCTCCTTTCCTGAAAAAAGCTTCCTGCTTCCGCACCAGCACACGGGCCACCTGAAGAATCGTCTCCTGTCGTTGCGCAATAGCCCTGATCAAATTGCGCCCCTCGCGAAAACACCGTTTCAAATAATCCCGTACTTCGGCATTTCCTCCGTATTCTGACAATGCCTCTTTATACGAATCGTCCAGACGCAGACGGGGAACGTAATCCCCGGTTAGCAACACATCAAACGAACCGTCTTCATCTTCTTCAACAAGCACATCGGGAGCAATGTAGGGATTCGTCTCCCGGCTGAATATTGCACCGGGATTGGGATTCATCCTGGCGACCTCTTCCATGGCCTCGGTAACTTCATCCGTTGTTGCCCTAAGCTTCTCGGCAACTTCGCGGTAACGATGCCGTGCCAGATCGTCCCAGCAGTCGCGCACCATCCGAAAAGCCAGGGACTTCCCCGCACCTCCATGCTCCAATTGAATCATCAGGGAATCCCTTAAATCGCGAGCACCGACCCCGTCGGGTTCCAGCCCCCGAAGTACTTCTAAAGCCTCCTTCAGTGTCTTGCGCGACACCCCGTTCTCTTCGGCAATCTCCTCCGGATCCTCCGAAAAAAAACCACGCTCATCCAGATAATCAACCAGTAACAAAGAGGCACGTTCCACATCACCGGGTAAGGACTCCCGAAGGATTTGCTCGCGCAGATAACCGGACAAGGATTGAGATCCGGCAATGGAATCGTATGCAAAATCATGACGGGCAACGGCATCGCTGTCATATCCGCCCGCTTCCTCATCCCGATCCATTGCATCATCGGTCATATACGATTCCCAGTCGTCACCGGTACCGTCCGACCAGTCATCCCGTCCTTCATCGAAGGGTTCTTCCAGAGAAACAAGATCATCCGGACGTTCTTCCTCCAATGCTGGATTGCTCTCAAGAACCTCCCGGACAATCTGACCCAGTTCCATGGACGATGCCTGCAGGACACGCACCCCCATCTGCATGGCTGTTCCGGCAACCATGCGCTGGGTCATTCCTTGCTGCAGGGATCCATCGCTCACACGCCCGGAAGCCTATCCGTAACGCAGATTCTGTGCAAGATCGATGTTAGACAGAGGAATTCATGACCGCTTTCATGGAAAAGTCCCCCAATGGATCAAGATTCTCTTGCAATGAATGGATTGGGCCATTAGATTGTCCCGGCTTAAAACTGATGAAGGCAATCCTCGCACTTGAAGACGGTACAATTTTTGAGGGTATAGCATTCGGAGCCTCCGGCACGACAACCGGGGAATCCTGCTTCAATACCTCCATGACAGGGTATCAGGAGATACTCAGCGATCCTTCCTATCGTGGACAAATTGTAGCAATGACCTATCCCATGATCGGCAATTACGGGGTCAATGAAGAAGACAACGAATCCTCCGGCCCTCAAGTCCGCGGCTTTGTCATTGAAGAACTTTCTAAAATTCCCTCGAACTGGCGTTCACAGGAAAGCCTTGATACCTGGCTCGCCCGCCACGGCATTCTCGGTATCCAAGGCGTCGATACGCGGAAACTTACCAAGCATCTGCGCTCCGCGGGAGCCATGAGAGCCTGCATCTCCACCGACCTTTCCGCTGCCGAAGCCGTGGAAGCCGCCCGTCACAGCGCTCCCATGGAAGGCAGCGACTTCGTTCAGGAAGTCTCCACTTCATTCAACTACCACTGGGAAGACGAATCCCGTAATTGGGTATTGCCCAACGTTTGCGCCGGGCAATCCGGCAACTACGAAAAACTGCCTCCCGTCAAATATAACATTGTCGCCTACGACTTCGGAATCAAGCGCAACATTCTCCGCAGTCTCCGCAGGGCAGGATTCGACGTAACCGTCGTTAACTCCAGGACCAAGGCCGAAGAAATCCTCTCAATGGACAAAGACGGCCTCTTCCTCTCCAACGGGCCCGGCGATCCGGCTGCTCTCGGCTACATCCATGAGGAAATCCGCAAGTTGCTTGGCAAACTGCCTATCTTCGGCATCTGCCTCGGCCACCAGATCCTCGGCCATGCCTTCGGGGCCAAAACCTACAAGCTCAAGTTCGGCCACCGCGGCGGCAACCAGCCCGTCAAAGATCTTCGCTCCGGCAAAGTCGCCAT
This is a stretch of genomic DNA from Akkermansia sp. N21116. It encodes these proteins:
- the carA gene encoding glutamine-hydrolyzing carbamoyl-phosphate synthase small subunit; translation: MKAILALEDGTIFEGIAFGASGTTTGESCFNTSMTGYQEILSDPSYRGQIVAMTYPMIGNYGVNEEDNESSGPQVRGFVIEELSKIPSNWRSQESLDTWLARHGILGIQGVDTRKLTKHLRSAGAMRACISTDLSAAEAVEAARHSAPMEGSDFVQEVSTSFNYHWEDESRNWVLPNVCAGQSGNYEKLPPVKYNIVAYDFGIKRNILRSLRRAGFDVTVVNSRTKAEEILSMDKDGLFLSNGPGDPAALGYIHEEIRKLLGKLPIFGICLGHQILGHAFGAKTYKLKFGHRGGNQPVKDLRSGKVAITSQNHGFAIDPDTLPDDVEVTHINLNDGTIEGIRHKSLPVFCVQYHPEAAPGPHDANYFFAEFAGLIEDFRSGSSNRA
- a CDS encoding valine--pyruvate transaminase — encoded protein: MDFSTIGQNLIIRTGIDDLMEDLYKAIHSGNPDICQLNGGSPAFFPEVSALWHESLNKMAASGEFDSLVGTYAHPRGDAKFIRVLVDYLNDKYNWQLTEKNIAVTQGGQMAFFLLFNLLGGPATGGGYREILFPICPDYIGYQPQSVFGAAVFRGIRPKITILDKHSFKYGIDFERLKITPETAALCMSRPTNPTGNVVTDDEMARLHKLAAEAGVPLMVDGAYGAPLPNICSVKATPVWDENVILTMSLSKIGLPGTRTGIIIAREEIIDAIVRTVTTSALCPNNLGQKLIAPYIEDRSIERICESLVVPFYQQKAEFAIRLIHELMPDNLPWKLHKNEGAMFLWMWMEGLPITSQELYERCRERGCFINPGHHFFFAMDKEEYDSWPHTQECIRISFTQSDDILRRGLTILSEEIIKAYSEQH
- a CDS encoding YicC/YloC family endoribonuclease; translated protein: MNSMTGFGRAQIQTAASSIKVELSGVNRKQLEIAINIPRGYAEWEQSIRPVIQNAVSRGRVSVSVTVDRNPDSSENTMFLDETRLAGCMKTLDRASEVAGRDLPLTVSDLIRLEVMTTAQDAEESAEELWPLVEPTLREALDAFLSMRSVEGENLKKDLLEKLSNLENFRSQIADLAPSVPSRLRDSMVKRLEEAGLPVDLGDDRIIRELAVFADKCDVTEEITRLASHFSQFKALCDSSTPSGRPLDFLCQEIFREFNTIGSKANDATLAHLVVAAKTDLEKIREQVQNIE
- the rpoN gene encoding RNA polymerase factor sigma-54; the encoded protein is MSDGSLQQGMTQRMVAGTAMQMGVRVLQASSMELGQIVREVLESNPALEEERPDDLVSLEEPFDEGRDDWSDGTGDDWESYMTDDAMDRDEEAGGYDSDAVARHDFAYDSIAGSQSLSGYLREQILRESLPGDVERASLLLVDYLDERGFFSEDPEEIAEENGVSRKTLKEALEVLRGLEPDGVGARDLRDSLMIQLEHGGAGKSLAFRMVRDCWDDLARHRYREVAEKLRATTDEVTEAMEEVARMNPNPGAIFSRETNPYIAPDVLVEEDEDGSFDVLLTGDYVPRLRLDDSYKEALSEYGGNAEVRDYLKRCFREGRNLIRAIAQRQETILQVARVLVRKQEAFFRKGDRFLVPLGMEAVADELGVHVSTVSRAVAGKYLLCKWGYRELRSFFGSGVQAAGEHGGESGDGDALAAVAVQTVMKEILEGEPSSKPYSDAALTRELENRGIRIARRTVTKYREQMKVLPASLRRKG
- the gmk gene encoding guanylate kinase: MNQLGSLLVVSGPSGSGKTTLCRRATDAGLCRYSISCTTRHPREGERNGFDYHFLTMDAFTAKTDSGEFLEHATVHGNCYGTLKSDIIDLLQQGINIVMDIDVQGAGQVRACDDPIIRKAYADVYIHVPQQELEARLRGRNTDSDDIIALRLCNAAEEDACIGNYQYVLTSSDRETDYASFSSLLIALGLRRTLILEP